The Pseudomonadota bacterium genome contains the following window.
GCAAAGGATATTTATTATTTCCGATGAGGCATATAAAAAAATCATATATGATGGCATTGCGTTCCCCAATCTCTTTCATATCTATGAAGATACTATCGTAATCATATCCCATTCAAAGGACCTTGCGCTACCAGGCGAAAGAATAGGGTACATCGCCATATCTCCACTCATTAAAAATGCCCAGGCACTCATTGATGCCGCAATATTCGCCAATAGAACCCTTGGTTTTATAAATGCCCCGGCTATCATGCAGAGGCTTGTGGGGAAGTTTCAAAAAAACAGTGTAGATATTATGGATTATCAAAAAAGGAGGGATACTATTTATGACATCCTGATAGAATCAGGCTTTGAAGTCATGAAACCGATGGGTGCCTTCTATATCTTCCCCAAATCCCCGATCCCCGATGATATAAAGTTCGTGAGAACCTTACAAAAACACCATATACTTGCTGTTCCTGGGGTGGGCTTTGGGAAACAGGGTTATTTTAGATTAGCCTATTGTGTTGACCTCGATACGATAGAGCGCTCAAGAAAATATTTTAACGAGGTCGGGAATGCCGTGAAACGTGAATCGTAATTAGTAAATGGTGAGTGGGAAGTGGTTTAATGTTGATGGCTGAACGCTGATTGTTGATAGCTGACTGATAAAAGCTGAACGCTAAGAAGCTCTACTGAGTATAGCCTCTGTGTCAATATGCCTAAAAAAGGTATCAGCAAGAAGCTCTCTATCCATGCTCCCCTTCAATAAATCCTTTGTATAAGGGAAAATACCAAGGATTGGAACATTCAGATACCTTCTTAAAACTTCAGGATTCGTTTTTGCCGCTAAATTGCCCGTTCCGTCAGTATCGTTCAAAATCACCCCAACAACACTTATCCCTATAGACTGTAAACAGTTACAGGTTAAAAGGGTATGATTTATCGTGCCTAAACCCAGCCTTGATACTACTATGGTTGGCGCATCCCACCTTTTTATCAGGTCGGCGAAAAAAAATCCTTTTTTTATCGGCACAAGAACACCACCTGCCCCTTCTATAATTACAATGTCATGATTTTTCAGAATATTTTTGTAAATCCCATCAATGATTTCTATGTCTATCTTGACATGCTCAAGCATTGAAGCAACCTCAGGTGCAAGGGGGGCTTCGAAGGTATAGGGGCTTATATTATCAAGGTCGTCACTACTACCTGATGCCTCTCTTAAACATATCGCATCCCATGGAAGCAGGTCTTTATTCCTTTTTGAAAGCCCGCTCTCAAAAGGCTTCATGACACCAACATCCATCCTTTTTCTAAGAGACAAAAATGCTGACAACCCGGCCGATATAACGGTCTTACCAACCCCGGTATCGGTTCCGGTTATGAAAAGTGCTCTCACTACCGTACAATTGAGGAAAGAAGAATTGCAAAACCTATAAAAAGACAGGCACAAATAATAGAAAGGCCTATGTTGCCCTCATCTGCGATCTTTTTCTCAAAATCTGTCGAAAAGATTGCCCCCACTATTTTCAGGGACACAAGAACTATTACCATATAAATGGAAGAGTAAACAAACATCTCTATAATATTTCCCAGCATCTTCCACATTTTGACCTCTCAATTTGAAAGATAATACACGAGATTATCAAGGGCTGCTGTAAAAAAGATGTTTCTAAGCTTAATCTGTTTAGGGACTGTAACCGGTGATGGGGAAAAGTTTAAAATCCCTTTTACATTGGCCTCCACAAGTAAGTTTGCGACCTTCTGCGCTTCTTGCGGAGGGACTGTAATAATCCCTATT
Protein-coding sequences here:
- the bioD gene encoding dethiobiotin synthase: MRALFITGTDTGVGKTVISAGLSAFLSLRKRMDVGVMKPFESGLSKRNKDLLPWDAICLREASGSSDDLDNISPYTFEAPLAPEVASMLEHVKIDIEIIDGIYKNILKNHDIVIIEGAGGVLVPIKKGFFFADLIKRWDAPTIVVSRLGLGTINHTLLTCNCLQSIGISVVGVILNDTDGTGNLAAKTNPEVLRRYLNVPILGIFPYTKDLLKGSMDRELLADTFFRHIDTEAILSRAS